The following is a genomic window from Miscanthus floridulus cultivar M001 chromosome 14, ASM1932011v1, whole genome shotgun sequence.
tactgccgatgaaacagggagtatgccgatgggaaggaggatggtgagatttccatcgtaattaaggcggacagggaaatagataggagttgatttccttttctatattagttagagtatgattcgtgtaagagtcacgtgtttccttagatatgggattggtgtcctagttgtgttcggttgtgtctctttagatcagggtataaatatggagtaaggggcaatgtaaaaatatatatcaatcaatatcaaaaccaatttttactcctgtttgcatctacttacttttcggcgacttcgtcaatttgcatattttctttctttttacgagttctcattgattcggcgagctgcatcgtttcagtacgaccttcggcgattctcgagttccgcgtgaacacctcttggccgtgacttccgggcgtatcgctgttgtcaggaccaaagtgttcgtatcttcatccttgtcgattagcaggtcaaatcgactggcacgctttggatatcgattcgggtattagccctttgtgtttgcagatccacttttgcatcaacagtcaCAAATATTAATATTGTTATATAGATTTAGTCAAATTTTAGATAGTTTGACTAATTGTATTCTTAATCTTTATCAATATTGTTTTCCTTAGATTTAGATAAGAAAGAGACAGGTCAAAATGACTTGTGGTGCCCTGTCGACAGCAAGATAGGTTTGGCCTGGTGAGACCGCATCTATGTAGTGTAGTTATAGGCGCACTAGTCCAAGAGTAATCCCTCCGTtcataaaagaatgtaattataaGATGCGTTCCAGTCAAAGTAACTCaaatttgatcaagtttatagaaaatagtattagcatttatgtctccagATAAATTTATagcgaaaatatattttataactaatctaatggtatttttgttttgtatcatgaatgttaatattttttCATATAACTTTCGTCAAAGTACAAACTGTTTGTCTCTTTAAAAatcgagaattgcattcttttacgGACGAAAGAGTACCTTACTGCCTCAGTTCTAAAACTAATGTCCATCTCGAATTGTGAGGAGCCAGACAGTCCAAATTTtgaacaaatatatataataaaatattaatatttgtgaTACTATATAAGCATCATTAGATTGATGGCGATATATATTTTCATAACATAATCCTATTTGTAGATACAAAAGTTGATATATTttatataaatctagttaaagttGAGATTAGTTAACTTCTTGAAATACAAGATAAAGAATTATTTTCGGACGGAGCTAGTAGCTTGTTGCAACACCTCCGAACTCCGATCCTTCTGCTGGCCCCAATGGATGCGGTGATTCGAAATGCATGTAGCAGCATGCATGGACTCAGAGATTTCATATTTGTTGTTCTTTCATTTAGTTTTACAGAAAAATAAACCACGCATGCATGGGACCGCGAACGGGGCGGAGGAGCAATAATCATGACACCAAAATAAATTTAGCTCAATTGCATGCCTTTTTATTTCTTATAACGTGGAATAATACAAATAAAATAACAAGTACCGATCTTGAGTGGACCAACtatgttactccctccgtccagaaaaGAACGTAATTACATGTTGCGTGCCGGTATAAGTAGTTCacgtttgaccaagtttctaGTGAATAGTATTCATCTTTATGGGTTCGAATCAATTTGTTATGAAAATACAtctcgtaattaatctaatggtatttatttggtatcataaatattagttttttatctataattggtcaaacttgagacaCTAAAATATAACACTATGCTAAAATTGTATTTTTTCTAGGACGGATGGAGTATTACAGAACGTACCATCGATCGGTGGATCCACGGAGGACCATGGGTGACTTAGCTCTTCGAACTTTGTCGGACGCCAAACAAATAGGGGAAACAAAATTTTATGGACAggttgcgaacacaaggttgatatgtgcccttgtggttcAGGTTTGTGATggtgattgtcaacgtgattcgcgtcttgggttgagtttgtgaactaatCATGGCGTGAGTtatgttgtgcaacatgtctcttggcttatgGTGCgtgggtgtggagctcggaggcgaTGGTCGACGGAGGCCTGGTGACCAGCCGCGGTGTCTACCATTTGGGGACATCgacaagcgcaagtgtacatgggagtgaccgtgttgaccgagtcaagacaGCGGACGTGCAAGTCGAGCGGAGGCTCTAGATGGCCTAGCGCCCAGGCGGTCGAGGACGGAGGTGACACGCGTCGAGTggtgggggacgcgtatggagtacgctactcgcggcaGTTTGGTGGATTGAGCCTCAAAACCACCGGTGACGGTTTCGCGAGTTTGGCCTCAAAACCcgagcggaggttccgaggagaaACAGGGCGGCACATGACAGAATCACAGAGGttgcgtcgaggcgaagcaaatCTGTGCAGGAAGCATGGCCGTCCGATCGACAGAAATCGGGTTGGACCATAATGCCCTCTGGCTAGGTGGTTCACCCTAAAATATCTAGGGACATTAGTGGAATTGAGTAATAGGCTTATAATTAAGATGGGGCTGCCTCCACTCAACCTCACCTCTTGGACATTTTTCTTTTTATCCTTTAGTTTCTCCAACTAGGGTTTGTTCTTGAGCTCCACAAATTCCAAATTTGTGTAAACACTTGTGAGATTCAAGTTGGGAAGTGAGGCTCTAACCTCACCGTGCCCTCCGGGTTTTTGAAATCACGGTGTCGtgattttgttttttgcattttgGTTCTTTGTTCTTCGATTTCCCGTTCTTCCCCAAATCGTGCAGCTCCGGATTTTGGATTGATTTCAGTCGATAATTTCTGGGGATAGGATCGTTCCTAGGCTGCAAAATTTGAGGACGAATCATGGAGTTTTGAGTCGAATTTCATCTAATTTCGTGGAAGCTTTTTTTCTGTGCTCGTCCGTTCAGCAGTTTTGTTTCTGCTCTGCTCGTTCTTGGAGGTCGAGCATGGCGTCAGGTAGTAGCACTACCAACGCAGGTGCTCAAGCACCGTGCGTGCTCAAGGGAGCAGTGCTGGTCCCTGTTCTTGTTCGCTGTTTCTTCTCTGAGTCGCAAGCACAGCAGCGGCTTTGCTGTTTTCACGGAGAGCAGTCCCTCTGTTTCTGTTCGTCGTTCGCTCATGGCCACGAGGGGCCAAGCTGCGCAAGGGCGCTCTCAGCGCTAGGCGCTCCCTGCGACTGAGCCGAGCAGGCAGTGGATTTCCAGCGCCGTGCGCTCTCGCTCCCTCCGGTCCTCTTCGCGTCGGCGTGCAGCACCACCGTCGCCCTGGGTCTCTGGTTTTTCGTCGTTCTTTTCCGCAGAGGGCACCGGAGGGACCGGTGTACACCGGACGGCCTCCAGGCGGTGCACCGTCAAAGACCGAGCGGTGTCCAGCTCAGGGTGTCCGGTGCCCGCGTCTGCACTCTCTCTCTGTCCGTGTTCAACAGGCAGCGCAGCCCCTGTCCTGTTCGTGCTTTGCTCTCGGCTCTTCCTCTGTCTGTGTTCGTTGGTTTTCCCAATTGCGTGCACAGCAGCATGCAAGTTCTTTTGTTGCTGTAGCTTTCAAGCAATATGGTGGAATCTATTTAATTATTCACAAAACTAATCCTTGTATTGATTATTCCATTGATTATTGCTTGAGTATGTGCTCACGTTTGCTCTATTTCTTTCGTCCGTGGTTTACGCGATTGTGATCCGATTTGAGTTCCGTCTTTGCGTTGGTTTTGTGGTGTCCCGCTGTATTCATAGGAAACATCCACCCACTCATTTGGGTCATAGACATCACGTTGGTTGCTCCACGTGTTTGGCGGTGAATTTAGGACAGCGATCGAATATTTCGCTAGAAATTTTACGACTCCTATTCACCCCATCTGGTCACCGTTTTCGATCATTCACAGGTAGATATCAGCATGTACGAGCATTTATGGGATGTCAAGTTTGTTATCCCTGCTCGGCGGCTTCGGACCTCTTTTGGCGGGGACAAGGAGCATGGTGTCCTCGTTGGCGGCGACACAATCTTCCTTGCAGTTCGAGGCGACCACCGGAGGGGCAGCCTCCAGCGCGAGCGCGACGAGCAGCAGCGCCGCCACGACCGAGGACCATCTTCTTGGACGCCATTTTTGAAAGCTTCTCTATTTGTGGTGCGTTAGGTTTGTTGGTACGAGATGTTGTATCTAGTATCTAGGCTTATAGGCCGGAGGGAGCAGTAAATCGAGGAAGAGCGAGCCTGTACGTGAGGCCACGAGAGCTTCGCGCTCTACCGTGCATTGGATGGGTGCATGCGTGTGCTTTTGAACACGTCCGTCCGGAAAACAGGTGTTGTCAATTACaaattacaaagttttaaatctcttTAAACTATATAATTgtgatataaagtttatcttgATCCGATTTCATATGACAAAAATTATGAATATTTTTTTACACAACCTATCTAAGTCGGTTGAAGCCACGAACCGCCAGTGATACTCCTATCGCTGCTGGTTCCAAAATAACCATCAGTGATAGTCCGACAGTAAAGGTCTTTTCTAGCATAGTGCTTGGTGCTTGGATGGTGGGGCAACGGCGAATGTGGCCATATGTGGTATAGTTGACATTGAACTCATTGCAGCACTTCACGAGGCACAGGGCCGTCTCAGAGGTGGTCGACCATCATGGCATACCTAGCCCAAGCATCTTGTCGGCGACGTAGGGTGAGTTCCAGCATCGTGGGGTAGGATTTGACGAAGGATCCATATCAGAGGATAGGATCCGGCAACATAGTTGGGTCAAACCCTAATTGACTCTCTCCTCGTTGGTATCCCTCTCCTGCTGATGGACTGGCACCAAATGGAACGGGTCTTTTCTTTGGCCTTGTTATCTTCGCAAAATTCCTTTactagaaaagaaagagaaaaaaaagaaaattggGCCGGGTCATCTCAACAAATTGATTATTAAATTCAGATTAAAGCATATATTTGCAATCGTGGGCTATATGTGTTTATCGGCAAAATCTCTATGAGACTGCCACTACTCACCTTATAGCATCCTCATCCATCCTGAAATATAACGAATCGGAACGATTTTCAGACAAAATGAGGAGTCTAGCAAAATACCGCAGTACCCCTCACTAATTAGGAAGGAATGAATTCTTCACTTATTGTTTTACTAGTTTAAAAGGAACATTACATGTTATTATTTCCTGCCATGAATTAGAGAGGAAAGGTATAGTGTACTCGGAAGAAAAGTGGTGTTCGCTTAATAAAGACAGAGAATACCTTATATTTTAGTACAAATTTTGAACTCTCAATTGTTTATATTTTTCAAGACAGAGAGGGAATAGCATGTACCGAGTCAATGCATATCAAGACTATATATTGCAAAAATATACATATGACATCAAATGAGTATCCGCAAAACTTttttcattgaatatattttttgtAATAGGCCTATTTAAtactacaaatattaatatttttctataaatttagtaaaACTTTAGACAGTTTGACTAGTTGTATTCTTTAATATTCATGACAAAGATAGTATTGATATTGCAGTTTCCTTGGTGTCGAAATGACCTGTGGTGCCCTGTCCTAAGCCTGCTAGACAGCGGGATAGGTTTGTAATTCCTTGGtcccaaaataaatacacatcttctATCTTGAGGAGTCAACTAATCTTAAGTTACACCTTATTTCCTTGGTTccaaaataaatgcacatctTCTATATTGAGGAGTCAACTAATCTTAAGTTTAGCCAAATATATGATATCAAATACGCATCATTAGACTAATTATGCCATATATTCTCATAGTAAACTTGTTTATAGATATAAATGTtaatagtatttttttatattCTATAAATCTAGCTAAACTTAAGATAGTTGATTCCTCGAGGAAGTTGCTTGCAATCGTCGACTCATTGACAGAAAAATAAATCACTCATGCATATTGCATAGGGCCGGGGAGCAATAATCATGACACAAAAATAAATCCAGCTCAATTGCATTCCTTTGTATTTCTTATAATGTGGAATACAAATAAAATGGCAAGCATTGATCCCTTGTGTGGACCGATTACATTATTACAGATCCATCGATCGGTGGATCCATGGAGAACCATGGGTGACTTAGCTTGTCGAACATTGTCGGACGCCAAACAAAAAGGGAAACCAAATTTCATGGACAGGCATATGCATAGTTCATATAGATAGATGCATGATCTATCGTCCATGCATGGTTAGGCAGATATCACCAGGTATGAGCATTTATGGGATGTCCCACTTCTGATCCAGGTTAGGGTCCCTGGGTCCCTGCTCTTTGGCGATCGCAGCGCAATTCTTCAGGCATTCCTCCATGCTCATGCCGAGTGGGCCTGTGACCTCGGCGCACCCGGCCTTGCAGTCCATGGCGGCCGCCGGAGGGGCAGCCTCCAGCGCAAGCGCGACGAGCAGCAGCGCCGCCACGACGAGGACCATCTTCATGGACGCCATCTTTGAAAGCTTCTCTTTTTGTGGTGGCTGTTGGTTTTATTGGCGCGAGATGTTGTATCTAGTGCCTAGGCCTATATAGGCCGGAGGGAGTAGTAAATTAAGAAACAGCGAGCGTGTATGTGAGGCCATGAGAGCTTCACGCTCTGCCGTGAACCGTCAGCCTGTTTGTCAgctaatccacgatcgtttcagccgaaacgaatagGCTGTGTATGCGTGCGCTTTTGAGCATGTTTGTCTGGACACGGTTGCGGGCGGGCGGCCTTCCAGTTCCAGGGGATCCGAGGAAATAGAAAAGCTATATATTGCGTGTGATGTGTTTAGCGTCATCACCGTTGGATCTGCACACGGCACACCCGACATCACATCATCTATGCCCTTCATAGGACCGCACGCGTCGTCCTGCTGTTCTGTCTCTGTTTTGTTGATGACTccctaaggctggacgaaaaactcaaagCTCGTTTGCTCGTTAGCTTgctcggctcgtggctgactcaactcggctcgttaagataatgAGTCGAGCCatgattttagctcgttagctataacgagccaactcgagccagctcgcgagccgctcgcgagctaaatgagccaagcttccagaaaaaaaagtatcatttaaggttgttagatgcatgaatactatagtattttattatacttgtatatatattagcgcatattatttttttattcgatttaaggttgttagatgcatttcttttgtattattattattcttaaactttagataaatacaaatattatattttgtgtattttttatacctggctcgcgagcttaacgagccagctcgagcttttaacgagctgaGCCGAGCTGACTTTCTGGCTTGTTAGGATAACAAGCCGAGCCGAgcagctcgttatcttaacgagccgagccgaaacGAGCCaagccggctcgttatccagccttacttCCAAGTGAGCCCCACGTTAAGGTGTTTTTGGAAATAACACGGTTGAATTTTTTTTTCCTTAGGTCAGCCTTAATGGAAGTTTCACATGAGTTTATTTGCATTTCCTCTTAGGCGAGCCTCACAAGAGAGGAGTTTCATCTATTGGCACGATTATCAACTCTACATGAGTCATTAAATCAAATGTTTATAAAactatggccctgttcggcttaccccatattcggcttgttcggcttcttttttcagccggaacagtgtttttatctcacaacaattcagccggaacagtgtttttcagccaagtttcagaccagcgaacggggccatatatGGAATGAAACTATATATTTGAGCATGGATGTTTCATTCATGTTTCATTACCTTTTAGATGtatctccgttccaaattataagtcgttttgacttttggtATGTAGAATTTGCTATATATGTAGACATACGTTATATcaagatgcatagcaaaatggatgtataaaaaaaagtcatatattttggaacggagagagACTAGCCGTCTTGAAAACAATGTCATGAAACTCTTCATTGAGAATGGCCTTAGAGCAAGTATGATAATGATCTATAGTCAAACTAGTCGACATTATTGCTGATATGGAGAAAAAGAATGGATGAGAGATTGAGAGAATGAAGAACTTGGCTCTCATGCAAACAATATGTTGCCCGCGTGATTTGTTTGGCTTTGTCACTCGATTTTGCCACCGTTGGATCTGCCCACCTGGCATCATCTGCACGCTTCATCGGACCACACACGTCATCCTCTTCTGCCTTTGTTTTGTTTGCAACTTCCAAATGGGCCCATATGTCAGGTGTTTTTGGGAACCATGCCATTAATTTCCCCTTAGAGGTATAATAAGAGGCTGTAAGTagtatgctgaggtggaggagaggggcGAGAAGAGGAATGGGCTATACATTTACATCCGACTTAGACACAAGAACCAACAAACTTTGCGAGATAGATAAATGGGCCACGTATTAATAGTGAAGatataactactatatgagtagaCTGAAAGATAGATCGCAAAAATTCATACAGCCAGCAGCCGACTGTATTATTTCTCTTGTCTCGTTGTGTGGTCTCCCCTCTCTCCGTTTCGCTCGAGGTTAGTTTGGCCAGCATAGCTTATCCACGACGATTCAGTTTTCTAGGTGAGTTTTGTTCGATTTCTGCTGTACATCTATTgaactattttttattttttctgttGTACATATGTGTTCTAGAGTTTCACGTTTCTGTCCCTTATGCGATTTTGGCCGAGGGACCTTCATCGTTGTCTAATCTAGTCTCTAGTTTTGTTATTTTTCCTTTTGTATGTTGGATCTCATAGATTTGGTCATGTGCCTTAGTGTGATTTTGGTATTGCTTTGTTTTTTCCTGGTTAAACATACTCTTGCTCATTTCCttccttacgccttgttttgaTTTCATCGAAGTGGACCTTGTTCATTTCCTTCCTTTCGCCTTTCTAGATTTATACTAAGTCATTGGACTATAATGGACCCAAACTGTGTAGTCCTTCACATAAAGCCTCTCATGATCAAGTACCATTTGATTGTACTCACATCTTTCTATGTTAATTTGCGCTTGAGTCACAACACGGACAACGGATTCCGGTTTCATTCTCTGtcattgcatgcttctctgcAACTTCAGTGAATCCATTCACTTCATCACGGAAATGTGGCTTCCACCCTAATGAACCATATATACATCCAAGATTTATTGTCCATGTTTTAAGACATTAAATAAAGAAAAAAGTTAATTGATATATGTAACAGTAACCAGTATATAAAACGCCCCCTAATTAAACAATCAATATTCATTTTACAACTGTAATCAACAAAACTTAAAGAAATTAGTTTAAACTATTAATATTCAACACATTATTGATACAGACTTAATCCCTACTTAAAAAGTAACTAACAGACCATACAAACCCATCAACTTTACATTAATCATAtcattataaaaaaaaacataCATCTAGACATGACTACCAAAAGACAATTAGTGAATTTTTGCACCAACTAATATTCAACTTGTAGTTTGATGCACTTAATCATCTTTCGAAAACAAAAAATATGGATGTTGAGCAAAAAAGTAATTATAATTTTTCTAGATCTAATCCCTATTTTAAAACTAACTAATATACCACAAAGTTAATACATGGCCACTAAATCACGATAGAATCTTGTTACCCTACTAAATTTGGCATCGAAAGTTTTGGTCTAATTTCTTTCATAAATGCAATAGAAAGAAAATCAAAACCCTTGTACTGTGTTAATGGGGACCATCTTTAGTGGGCGTCTTTGGAGTTTGGACGGCCTGTCCCTTCTGTTCGCCCCAATGGATGTGGTGATTCGAGCATGCATGGATATTTCATAGTATATATTTGTTGCTGTTTTAATTTTACAGAAAAATAAACCACCCACGTGCATAGGCCCGGAGCAATCAGTGTGACACAAAAATAAAGTTGGCTCAATTGCATGCCTTTGTATTTCTTAGAGTTAACAATAGTCCCTGCAGGACATTCACAATCCTTAAACCACGGAATAGTTTCTCTAGTCGTCATGTTATCAAGAAACCCCTTCTATAAACCATATAGTAACCTCTGATCTCTCCGTGATATTCTCTCTGCATTTTTTTGCCTCTcccatgctctctctctctctctccttccgtTTCTCCATAACAGACGCGCAGCAATGAGGGGCTAGCTTGTACCGAACTCCAACTCCTGTGCGGCACCGCCCTATGTGTGACGCGTGTCCTCTGGCCCACCATACCGACGCATCGAGATGTTGGCGACCCTGCTGTTTCGTTCCACTCTGTCCGGCCCAACACTCCGACGAGTCCGTGTTCTGTTCCGTTCCGTTGGCTGGTGGAGCGATGCAACGAGATTACATAGACGGCGTATAGGCCGTGCCATACGCGAGTCAGAGTACGGCAGTCGGACTCCCGTACAGCACCGGCTATACGCCGTCCACGTATCGCTCCGTACGCATATTTATCTCCCACACACATGCGTCGTGGTGGGGCCAGAGGAGCCACGGAGACCGAGCCAGAGTATCGGCATCGGTGTTGTGGGGCCAGCAGACACGCGTCATGCGCGCATAGAATTTTTTTCCGGGGCTAACGTGCAGCAGCGAGCGACTGCCTCCTGTTGTTCACATTTCACAGCACAGGCACGGCCGTCCCTTCCTGGCCAGGAGCCGAGGCCAACCAGAGACGGAGCAGCAGGCCGCCTAGCACGACGCCCACGAGGTGCCTAGTCTCTCACCTGCTCTTGCTTTTTCTTTCCGTGATCCCTCATCCCACCCAAGGCCCAAGCCAAGTAAAAGTCCGACATGTAGCCGCTCAAATTTGCTTCTTCGGTTCCTGATATGGTGTTTGATTTATTACTGAAATTTGAAGAATTGAAGGCTACTTTCTATATCTTATTTGTCCGGATTTAGTTTTCTGTAAGGTGGCCGCCAGTCGCACGGCGAGCAGGACAACCGGCACGGCGGCGAGCCGGGCACACTGCACGGCGACCGGCAAGGCGCGGGCAGAGCGGGCCTACACGCTGGAAACGAGTGCATGCCCCATCGCTGAAAACACATGTTTCTTAGCATTTTGGAGGTTAGGACAACTTGATTCTTCTCTAAGAAACAGTTTTGTATCGGTCACATTACTTTGATTTTATTTTTCTCCCGCTTATTCCCCTGCTCTCGTCCCTACCTAGTGCCGGGGACGACGGGCTCACCATGTAGGATGACCTCAACGCAGAGGCAGTGGCCTTGGCCTCTGTCGCGACGTGGAGCACAagatagggggtgtttggatcatctactaaaatttaggaggtatgtccggagaatgttgcatggggtgttcggatactaatgaaaaaacaaattacataatccgtcagtactccacgagacgaattttttaagcctaattaatctgtcatcagcacatatttactgtagcaaaacattgtcaaatcatggattaattaggctcaaaagattcgtctcgtaaattagtcgcaaactatataattagttttgtaattagtctatatttaatgcttcatacatgtgtccaaacattcgatgggacagtgactaaaatttaggaggggcaaccaaacacccccatagTCAGGATAAAAAAACAGAAATACTTTGCCGAGGGCGTCCGATCGTCCGAATGTTTCCGTACGCAGGCCGCGACACCAGCCCGGCCCAACAGTCGGTATCCTGAACAACACTCGAACGCTTCCGGTTCTCCAGAAGGCTTTCAACACTCGCATGCTTTCATTCCGCGGCGCCAAGACCACACTCCGCCACGCCGCCTCGGTGTTCTCCACAACATCCGAGTGCCCGCAGGCGGACATCTCCACCGTCTCTGGGCACGGCCGCCTGCCTTCCTCCATCTCCGCCGTGCCTCTTGTTCGTCGTGGCCTTCTCTACCGCGTGGATGGCCTTCTCCACTGGAGCGGTGACAGCTCACGCCAAATCCGTCGCGGCCTTTTCCACCGGACCTGTCGCCTCgcggccttctccaccggagcggcGAGCTCCGCACCATCGACGAGCTGAACACTACTGAAATCCACACGCCGACGAGACTCCAttcccaagcagcaaggagatgttgcactgaaagcgcatgttgcaaacatatgtttaaGGTGTTTcgaatgtatgttgcaagtgtttcgtatcgGTGTTCCTAAAGTAGatccggatgttgcaaaagtagatcgggatgttgcattgCAATGGCAATGCACATATGTCTCAAgtgtattttttttcaaaaatgttTCATACGTACATTGCAAGtattttcatctggatgttacaaaagtagatctggatgttgtatatgcatgcatgttgcaagcgtatgtttcaagtgtttcatacgtctgttgcaagtgttttcatctggatgttgcagatgtttgctatggtttttcaagtgtttttccggtgtttttgcaagtgtttcagacgcatgttttaagtgttttatttgtcttcttttgtatgttgcaactgttgtatctggatatttcaaaagtatattgggtgttgcacatgggatgtGCGTGGGAAGCGGTTGGCGGCGCGGGGCGATGTCCGAGGTGGTGCGGGCCTGCTGCTAGGACGCTCGCTCGCAATCCCGATGCGCTGGGGTGCTCGTTCACTCGCTGAGCAGGTACCGTCCAACACTAACGTCCCGTATCGGACGCCATATCAGACGTCCAGACGCTAGCAAATCTCTGTAAAAAAATATGGGGAAGGGAGTTGGTAGTGGGGGAAaatgctaaaaaaaattaaaaagctCTTTACATCCCTCTGGATGGTGGGGCTGAGTAGGAAAATTTAGAAACCTCCATAAATTAGGGGACTCGAGTTAaagaattatatatttttttctctgGCACCAAAAGTAAAGTATGAGCCCCTATTTTAAGATGCTTGCAAATAAAAACAACAGGCTTCCATCTTGAGTGGATCGATTACATTACAGATCCATCCATCggtaggtccatggaccatgggGGCACGGGACTTGTCGAACTAACACAAAGAGGTCACAGACGCCAAACGAAACGCGAGAAACCAAATTACATGAACAACAGGCCAGCATTTACATATGTATAGGATGCATGATGGCCCATGCATAGAATGATATAATATTGTGCTGTATCTTATGCATTTGTCAGATTTTGAACTGAATATTGTAGTCATTCATATTTCTGTTTGAATAACAAATCAGTTTATTGTGATGGGTTTTTTGGACAAAAAATGATGGTGGTGGTTCTGGTTCATATTTGAATATTTCATTGTAGAATTCATGTGCATTTTCCTTAGAGACCTCACATTTGGAGAACTAACAGACATCTTGTAAACTTCGACTCTTTGAGTAGTTTTAACAGTGTTAATGCAAATTCCCTACCAAGTTTTTATTTAAAGGAAAGGGTTCCTGCCTAAATTTGAACTATGTTGCATTCTGTGAATAAAATTTTGATTGTAGATACCAATGTATACTGCAATATTTGCCACATTTCCTTTGTTAATGATAGGAgaatatttgcaacacaaacttATAAAGTGCTACAAAATTGTGGTATAATTTGCTAATGCGTTTGTTGAACCTTAACGATGTTAATACAATTAATAGAGACATGTTAGCATTATGTAATTTAATGTATCTATTGAACCTTAACGATGTTAATACAAGCAATAGAGACATGTTAGCATTATGTAATTTCTTACTGTATGTTTGGTAGTTGCAGGCTCACCATAT
Proteins encoded in this region:
- the LOC136506195 gene encoding uncharacterized protein, with product MASMKMVLVVAALLLVALALEAAPPAAAMDCKAGCAEVTGPLGMSMEECLKNCAAIAKEQGPRDPNLDQKWDIP